The Neovison vison isolate M4711 chromosome 13, ASM_NN_V1, whole genome shotgun sequence genome includes a region encoding these proteins:
- the LOC122893096 gene encoding SRA stem-loop-interacting RNA-binding protein, mitochondrial: MAASAVRGAAALRTSVSRPVAFVRKIPWTAASSELREHFAQFGHVRKCTVPFDKETGFHRGMGWIQFSSEEELQNALQQEHHILDGVKLYVQAQRPKVLQGDQTSDEEKDF; this comes from the exons ATGGCTGCTTCTGCAGTGAGGGGTGCTGCGGCGCTGCGAACGAGTGTTAGCCGGCCCGTGGCTTTTGTTAGAAAAATCCCCTGGACCGCGGCCTCGA GTGAGCTGAGAGAACACTTTGCACAGTTTGGCCATGTACGAAAGTGCACTGTACCTTTT gaCAAAGAGACTGGATTTCACAGAGGTATGGGTTGGATTCAGTTTTCTTCAGAAGAGGAACTTCAGAATGCACTACAACAAGAACATCACATTCTTGATGGAGTAAAG ctctacgTTCAAGCTCAAAGACCAAAAGTTTTGCAAGGGGATCAGACATCTGATGAAGAGAAAGACTTTTGA